One genomic segment of uncultured Desulfobacter sp. includes these proteins:
- a CDS encoding Wzz/FepE/Etk N-terminal domain-containing protein produces MKEKTLPQSANVVYMESDDEIDLIELFARLWKRKIYIIAATIAFACLLGLWALPISFLQQKSVTRLKFKLNFAGIENNQYPNGMKFSTADITTPHILETVYKTNKMSPDMTLVQFRDSLMVQKSDDGLDFLEKKYIKLLSNKTLTSEQREKIQAEYTQKKERLKSNNDYYLVFYDDNMRIPKKLQAKVLQDILNEWAVFTEEKRGVYLYQVKLISPAIFDIEFKTDEFVMKIDMLRQGVERVLKNIKEISSLPGALLVRTPKGFNLTSLELQMSDLIRYEINPLTALTKEEQFLAKGYAAMLYLKEQIYNLELQEKQQEDALSLLKDSIDGYLESSGNAKNKGNMQADTNFLAQNSLVPQIGDNFLDRLVAMAQANEDVKYRQEITQSMVALGNDLISTRRNITYYKDLLPDEQRGNVEAIKDQDDLMFDFEKRYNAAKEKAQLFTSELNSLYHTISRNNLRPEQNFYTTVAMPEFQKLSVHSVKKIMFICMFMVSLFFCFVCCLALLVRSRSKN; encoded by the coding sequence ATGAAGGAAAAAACATTACCTCAATCTGCTAATGTCGTTTATATGGAATCTGATGATGAAATTGATCTTATTGAATTATTTGCAAGACTCTGGAAGCGCAAAATTTATATCATCGCTGCGACTATCGCTTTTGCATGTCTTTTAGGACTTTGGGCTTTGCCTATCTCATTTTTACAGCAAAAATCCGTCACACGTCTTAAATTTAAATTGAATTTCGCAGGCATAGAAAACAATCAATATCCAAATGGGATGAAATTTTCTACGGCAGATATTACAACTCCCCATATTTTAGAAACGGTCTATAAGACCAACAAAATGTCACCTGACATGACCCTGGTTCAGTTTAGAGACAGTTTAATGGTTCAAAAATCAGATGATGGTTTGGACTTTTTAGAAAAAAAATATATTAAACTTCTTTCAAATAAGACACTGACATCTGAACAGCGGGAAAAAATTCAGGCAGAGTACACCCAGAAAAAAGAAAGATTAAAATCTAATAATGATTATTATCTGGTCTTTTATGACGATAACATGCGCATTCCTAAAAAACTTCAGGCAAAAGTTTTGCAAGATATTCTTAACGAATGGGCAGTGTTTACAGAGGAAAAAAGAGGCGTTTATCTTTATCAGGTTAAATTAATTTCCCCTGCAATATTTGATATTGAATTCAAAACCGATGAGTTCGTTATGAAAATTGACATGCTTCGACAGGGAGTTGAGAGGGTCTTAAAAAATATAAAAGAAATTTCTTCTTTACCCGGTGCGCTGCTGGTCCGTACCCCAAAAGGATTCAATCTTACCTCACTTGAGCTTCAAATGAGTGATCTTATCCGATATGAAATCAATCCGTTAACTGCCTTAACTAAAGAGGAACAATTTTTGGCCAAAGGGTATGCGGCCATGTTGTATCTAAAAGAACAGATTTATAATCTTGAATTGCAAGAGAAACAGCAAGAGGACGCATTATCATTGTTAAAAGATTCGATTGATGGATATCTTGAGAGCAGCGGTAATGCCAAAAATAAGGGAAATATGCAAGCAGATACAAATTTTCTCGCTCAAAACAGCCTGGTTCCACAGATTGGGGATAATTTTCTTGATAGGCTGGTTGCTATGGCCCAAGCAAATGAAGATGTTAAATATCGGCAGGAAATAACTCAGAGTATGGTTGCACTGGGTAATGATTTGATTTCGACCCGTCGGAATATAACTTACTATAAAGACCTTTTACCAGATGAACAAAGGGGAAATGTTGAAGCAATCAAAGACCAAGATGATCTGATGTTTGATTTTGAGAAAAGATATAACGCTGCCAAGGAAAAGGCTCAGTTATTTACTTCTGAATTAAATAGTTTATATCATACCATCAGCCGTAATAATTTACGGCCCGAGCAAAATTTTTATACAACAGTTGCAATGCCTGAATTCCAAAAGTTATCTGTGCATTCAGTTAAAAAGATAATGTTTATCTGCATGTTTATGGTTTCCCTCTTTTTTTGTTTTGTCTGCTGTTTGGCATTGTTGGTAAGAAGTCGCAGCAAAAACTGA